Proteins encoded in a region of the Trypanosoma brucei gambiense DAL972 chromosome 11, complete sequence genome:
- a CDS encoding 14-3-3-like protein, putative, with translation MTDCIKWYNAVLLDEVVPKKNLSEFKLPDATKDLVFMAKLTEEAERYDEMVQCMRKLVKMNSELDTEERNLLSMAYKNVIGSRRNAWRIITSIENRESTKEKSDNMELIVSLRREFEAELAAVCDDLLSLLDTYLIPASQGGEAKVFYLKMKGDYHRYYAEIAPEGDQRQLALDAYAKATEVANSSLAPTHPIRLGLALNFSVFYYEIMKEHEKGFHLARQAYDEAVTELETLDDEAYRESNLIVRLLRDNLNLWTDEQPVN, from the coding sequence ATGACGGACTGCATCAAGTGGTACAACGCCGTGCTCCTCGATGAAGTTGTTCCAAAGAAGAACCTGTCAGAGTTCAAACTTCCCGATGCCACCAAGGATCTCGTGTTCATGGCTAAGCTAACGGAAGAGGCGGAGCGGTACGACGAGATGGTACAATGCATGCGCAAGTTGGTGAAGATGAACAGCGAACTTGACACAGAGGAGCGTAACCTGCTCTCGATGGCGTACAAGAACGTTATCGGTTCCCGTCGCAATGCGTGGCGCATCATCACTTCTATTGAGAACCGCGAAAGCACCAAGGAGAAGAGTGACAATATGGAGTTGATCGTCTCACTTCGCCGCGAATTTGAGGCGGAACTAGCGGCGGTTTGCGACGACTTACTGTCACTGCTTGACACGTACCTAATCCCTGCTTCCCAGGGAGGTGAAGCGAAGGTATTCTACCTTAAAATGAAGGGCGACTACCACCGCTACTACGCCGAGATCGCACCGGAAGGTGATCAGAGGCAGCTTGCACTCGACGCCTACGCCAAGGCCACGGAGGTGGCGAACAGTTCACTGGCACCCACACATCCAATTCGCCTCGGCCTTGCACTAAACTTCTCTGTCTTTTACTATGAAATCATGAAGGAACATGAGAAGGGGTTCCACCTCGCACGGCAGGCATACGATGAGGCCGTGACAGAGCTGGAAACGCTTGATGACGAGGCCTACCGTGAGTCAAACCTCATTGTTCGTCTCCTCCGAGACAACCTCAACCTCTGGACTGACGAGCAACCCGTGAACTGA
- a CDS encoding replication factor C, subunit 4, putative: MTQQTVPWVEKYRPMSMEDIVGNADAVARLQVIAREGNLPNLLLCGPPGTGKTTSMLCLARSLLSDPDGGGSNNNALKDAVLELNASDDRGLDVVREKIKLFAQTKKTLPQRVGDSNNRKINLHKIVILDEADSMTPAAQQALRRTIELHSSTTRFAFACNNSHKIIEPIQSRCAVVRFRKLSHTDILRRLMYIIQQENVAYTDDGLEALLYLADGDLRSAVNALQATCSGYSLVNADNVFKVCDLPHPQLVEAILTSCVKQDLAAAHKEMQRLLGRGYATSDVISTFFRAAQNVKLFRDEKQQLQVLRIIGEVTMRVAEGVGTPLQLASMVCRIIVATKS; this comes from the coding sequence ATGACACAACAGACAGTACCTTGGGTGGAGAAATACCGCCCGATGTCGATGGAAGACATTGTTGGAAATGCTGATGCCGTTGCACGGTTGCAAGTTATCGCGCGCGAGGGGAACCTTCCAAATCTATTGCTCTGTGGGCCGCCGGGCACAGGGAAGACCACAAGTATGCTATGCCTCGCTCGAAGCCTCCTCAGTGATCCGGATGGTGGTGGctcaaacaacaacgcaCTAAAGGATGCCGTGTTGGAGCTTAATGCCAGCGATGATCGGGGCCTTGACGTGGTGCGGGAGAAAATCAAACTTTTCGCGCAGACGAAGAAAACCCTCCCGCAGAGAGTGGGTGACTCGAACAACCGGAAAATCAATCTGCACAAAATTGTAATTCTTGACGAGGCAGACAGCATGACACCCGCTGCTCAACAGGCCCTGCGCCGCACCATTGAGCTTCACTCCAGTACGACGAGGTTTGCGTTTGCGTGTAATAACAGCCATAAAATTATAGAACCAATTCAATCACGCTGTGCCGTAGTGCGCTTCAGAAAACTCTCCCACACTGATATCCTGAGGCGCCTCATGTACATCATTCAACAAGAGAATGTTGCATACACTGATGACGGGCTCGAGGCACTGCTCTATCTCGCTGACGGTGACCTTCGTTCCGCTGTGAATGCGCTGCAGGCAACGTGTTCGGGATACAGTCTGGTGAATGCGGATAATGTGTTCAAGGTGTGCGACTTACCTCATCCCCAGCTTGTTGAAGCCATATTGACTAGCTGTGTGAAACAAGACCTTGCCGCAGCGCATAAGGAGATGCAGCGGCTTTTGGGTCGTGGTTATGCTACCTCCGATGTTATCTCGACGTTCTTCCGCGCCGCTCAGAATGTTAAATTATTCCGCGACGAGAAGCAGCAACTACAAGTTCTGCGTATTATAGGAGAGGTGACGATGAGGGTAGCTGAGGGTGTAGGCACACCGTTGCAACTCGCGTCGATGGTGTGTAGAATCATTGTCGCAACGAAGTCGTAA